One Streptococcus sp. S1 DNA window includes the following coding sequences:
- a CDS encoding GntR family transcriptional regulator: MIPAYIQIHDQIKSEIDQKIWKIGERLPSERDLAEKFQVSRMTLRQAITLLVEEGVLERRVGSGTFITSTRVQEKMRGTTSFTEIMKSQGKEPSSQVISYRKTIPSLQEVDKLGIDKTETIIRMERVRYADGIPVVYEVASIPQKFIKNFNREEVTSHFFQTLERHGYKIGKSHQTIYARLAKDKIADYLQISKGQAILGLTQVSYFEDGTAFEYVKSQYVGERFEFYLENN, encoded by the coding sequence ATGATTCCAGCTTACATTCAAATTCATGATCAGATTAAGTCTGAGATTGATCAAAAAATATGGAAAATCGGGGAGCGTCTTCCCAGCGAACGCGATCTAGCGGAGAAATTTCAGGTGAGTCGGATGACTCTTAGACAGGCCATTACCCTTCTGGTTGAAGAAGGAGTGCTTGAAAGACGGGTAGGAAGTGGCACCTTTATCACTAGCACGCGCGTCCAAGAAAAAATGCGGGGAACAACCAGTTTTACAGAAATTATGAAATCGCAAGGCAAGGAACCTTCTAGCCAAGTGATTTCTTATCGGAAAACCATTCCTAGCCTCCAAGAAGTGGACAAATTGGGCATTGATAAGACAGAGACCATCATTCGGATGGAACGGGTCCGGTATGCTGATGGGATCCCTGTTGTTTATGAAGTGGCCTCTATTCCACAGAAATTTATTAAGAATTTCAATCGCGAAGAGGTTACCAGCCATTTCTTCCAAACCTTGGAGCGTCATGGCTATAAGATTGGAAAGTCGCACCAGACCATCTATGCGCGATTGGCCAAAGATAAGATTGCGGACTATTTACAGATTTCAAAAGGACAAGCTATTTTAGGTCTAACACAGGTTTCCTATTTTGAAGATGGGACGGCTTTTGAGTATGTAAAAAGTCAGTATGTCGGCGAGCGGTTCGAATTTTATTTGGAAAATAACTAA